One segment of Brassica napus cultivar Da-Ae chromosome C3, Da-Ae, whole genome shotgun sequence DNA contains the following:
- the LOC125583146 gene encoding uncharacterized protein LOC125583146 produces MLEKAWVHLSRVDPAYEKGAWDFVQVVSAGDGADKFIICPCTDCRNVDRHSAADIVDHLVRRGMDEVYKQRKDWYHHGEVYSVAEGEMKEKQWNEEIVGLYRAVENLDEELATERDFCEMAEGEDMKEDEFLAKIADAETPLYPSCANHSKLSAIVSLFRLKTKNGWSDKSFDDLLEMLPEMLPEDNVLHTSLYEVKKFLKSFDMGYEKIHACVNDCCLFRKKLKKLDSCPKCKASRWKINQHTGEIKKGVPQKVLRYFPIIPRLKRMFRSEEMARNLRWHSTNQSSDGKLRHPVDSVTWKQMNDKYPTFAAEERNIRLGLSTDGFNPFNMQSSKYSCWPVLLVNYNLPPNLCMKKENIMLTLLIPGPQQPGNSIDVYLEPLIEDLNQLWSKGESTYDVVSNTAFTMKAMLLWTISDFPAYGNLAGCKVKGKMGCPVCGKHTDSMWLKFCRKHVYMSHRKGLPPTHRYRSKKAWFDGHAEHGRKSRILSGHDISNNLKHFVNNFGNFREGRTKRKRTVSVEEDCDIEDVSSESEAEEEDEVDEEELSRWKKRSIFFQLPYWEELPVRHNLDVMHIERNVAKSIVSTLLHCGNSKDGLNTRKDLEHLGIRKDLHPRGKGKRTYLPAAPWGVSVEECKVSGLKSHDYHVLMQQLLPVAVRGLLPKGPRLAILRMCAFFNRLCQRVIDVEQISKMEAEVVETLCMFERFFPPSFFDIMVHLTVHLGREAKLCGPVHFRWMYPFERHMKILKDYVRNTARPEGCIAESYLAEECMQFCSAFLKKTTNVEEKLDRNADYESQTILEGRPISAPKSINLSEMEKKTAHLAVLQNTSVVDPYVECQWAVRGNGVKVEDGYTLVNLNQSQVSFNRDPYILASQAKQVFYSREDDTSCWYVVLRGPSRRYNETEEEDVNIDIGPLPSIIDMDVEIDEAHNARVDCEGIYV; encoded by the exons ATGTTGGAGAAGGCGTGGGTTCATCTGTCAAG AGTTGATCCTGCTTATGAGAAGGGTGCATGGGACTTTGTCCAAGTTGTGTCTGCGGGTGATGGAGCTGATAAGTTCATTATCTGCCCTTGCACAGACTGTCGGAATGTAGATCGGCATTCAGCTGCAGATATAGTCGATCATCTGGTTAGAAGGGGAATGGATGAGGTGTACAAGCAGCGTAAGGactggtatcatcatggagaagtATACTCTGTGGCTGAAGGCGAGATGAAAGAGAAGCAGTGGAATGAAGAGATTGTTGGGTTGTACAGAGCTGTTGAGAATTTAGATGAAGAGTTAGCTACTGAACGTGACTTCTGTGAGATGGCAGAGGGAGAAGACATGAAAGAAGATGAGTTCTTGGCAAAGATTGCAGATGCTGAAACCCCATTATATCCAAGCTGCGCAAACCATAGCAAGTTATCAGCCATCGTGTCATTGTTTAGGCTGAAGACTAAGAATGGCTGGTCTGACAAGAGCTTCGATGATCTACTTGAGATGTTGCCGGAGATGTTACCAGAGGATAACGTGTTGCATACATCACTGTACGAAGTTAAGAAGTTCTTGAAGTCTTTTGATATGGGTTATGAGAAGATTCATGCGTGTGTTAATGATTGCTGCCTGTTCAGAAAGAAGTTGAAGAAGCTCGACAGTTGTCCTAAATGTAAGGCCTCAAGATGGAAGATTAACCAGCACACTGGTGAGATCAAGAAAGGTGTCCCACAGAAAGTATTAAGATACTTTCCAATAATCCCACGGCTAAAGAGGATGTTTAGGTCTGAAGAAATGGCCAGAAACCTAAGGTGGCATTCTACTAACCAGAGCAGCGATGGGAAACTAAGGCATCCCGTAGATTCTGTGACATGGAAACAGATGAATGACAAGTATCCCACATTTGCCGCTGAGGAAAGGAATATACGGCTGGGACTCTCTACGGATGGATTTAATCCTTTCAACATGCAGAGCAGTAAGTACAGTTGTTGGCCTGTGCTGTTAGTTAACTACAATTTGCCTCCTAACCTATgtatgaagaaggagaatatcATGCTAACACTGCTCATTCCTGGTCCACAACAGCCTggtaatagtattgatgtctaCTTAGAGCCATTAATAGAGGATTTAAATCAGTTGTGGAGCAAAGGAGAGTCAACATATGATGTTGTGAGTAACACTGCATTTACAATGAAGGCAATGCTGCTCTGGACTATTAGTGATTTCCCAGCCTATGGAAATCTAGCTGGATGCAAAGTGAAAGGAAAAATGGGTTGTCCTGTGTGCGGGAAACACACTGATAGTATGTGGCTGAAGTTCTGTAGGAAGCATGTGTATATGTCTCATAGAAAGGGTCTCCCACCAACGCATAGATATAGGTCGAAGAAGGCTTGGTTTGATGGACACGCTGAACACGGGAGAAAGTCTAGGATACTATCTGGTCATGACATTTCCAATAACCTGAAGCACTTTGTTAACAACTTTGGGAATTTTAGAGAAGGTAGAACGAAGAGGAAAAGAACAGTGAGTGTTGAAGAAGACTGTGATATTGAGGACGTTTCCAGTGAATCTGaggcagaggaagaagatgaagttgatgaGGAGGAGTTGTCAAGATGGAAAAAAAGATCAATCTTCTTTCAACTTCCTTATTGGGAG GAACTACCCGTGAGGCATAATTTGGACGTAATGCACATTGAGCGAAATGTGGCAAAGAGCATTGTCTCAACGTTACTTCACTGTGGGAATTCGAAGGATGGTCTCAATACACGTAAGGATCTGGAACATCTTGGTATTAGAAAGGATCTGCACCCGAGGGGCAAAGGGAAAAGGACTTACCTACCAGCAGCACCTTG GGGTGTTTCAGTAGAAGAGTGTAAGGTATCAGGTCTCAAATCACATGATTATCATGTGCTGATGCAACAGTTACTCCCGGTTGCAGTTAGAGGATTATTACCTAAAGGCCCGAGACTAGCAATATTACGGATGTGTGCATTCTTCAACCGGTTATGCCAGCGAGTAATAGATGTAGAGCAGATTTCAAAAATGGAAGCAGAAGTTGTGGAAACTCTCTGTATGTTTGAGAGATTTTTTCCTCCAAGCTTCTTCGACATAATGGTTCATTTGACAGTTCATCTTGGAAGGGAAGCTAAACTATGTGGTCCAGTCCATTTTCGCTGGATGTATCCATTTGAGAG ACACATGAAGATCCTGAAAGACTATGTTAGAAACACTGCGAGGCCAGAGGGTTGTATTGCTGAGTCCTATCTTGCAGAAGAGTGCATGCAGTTCTGCAGTGCGTTTCTTAAAAAGACAACCAATGTGGAGGAGAAATTAGATAGGAATGCTGACTATGAGAGCCAGACAATCCTAGAGGGACGTCCAATATCGGCACCAAAATCAATTAACCTCTCTGAAATGGAGAAGAAAACAGCCCACCTTGCTGTCCTACAGAACACATCTGTTGTTGACCCTTATGTTGA GTGTCAATGGGCAGTACGAGGAAACGGAGTTAAGGTGGAAGATGGGTACACACTTGTTAACTTGAATCAGTCTCAAGTTTCCTTTAATAGGGATCCATACATATTAGCTTCTCAGGCAAAACAAGTGTTTTACTCAAGGGAGGATGATACATCCTGCTGGTATGTTGTCCTAAGAGGTCCATCAAGAAGATACAatgaaacagaagaagaagatgtcaaCATAGATATTGGACCATTGCCATCAATCATTGATATGGATGTTGAAATAGATGAAGCTCACAATGCCCGAGTTGATTGTGAAGGCATATATGTGTGA
- the LOC111209612 gene encoding uncharacterized protein LOC111209612, translated as MGFMGQKVKWSWSSALIGAASAAAATSLLSAKPKDPTFHLISIDLTSLKLNLPVLDAELMLTVHVTNPNIAAIHYSSTTMSILYDGTVLGTAEVKAGSQPARSCQLLRLPARLDGMELAQHARRFFADVAKREMKLQAKLDIEGAAKVLWWDHSFRVHVDSFVTVDPVFLDIIGQDNRSQMDLFLA; from the coding sequence ATGGGTTTCATGGGCCAGAAGGTAAAATGGAGCTGGAGCTCAGCCTTAATCGGAGCAGCATCTGCGGCAGCAGCAACTTCTCTCCTCAGCGCCAAGCCAAAGGATCCAACTTTCCACCTTATCTCCATAGACCTAACCTCACTCAAACTCAACCTCCCAGTCCTCGACGCTGAATTAATGCTCACCGTACACGTCACAAACCCTAACATCGCAGCCATCCATTACTCCTCCACAACGATGTCGATTCTATACGACGGCACGGTCCTTGGCACGGCGGAGGTCAAAGCTGGTTCGCAGCCGGCGAGATCCTGTCAGCTTCTTAGGTTACCGGCGCGTCTCGACGGGATGGAGCTTGCGCAACACGCGCGGAGGTTCTTTGCTGACGTGGCGAAGAGGGAGATGAAGCTTCAGGCTAAGCTTGATATCGAAGGAGCGGCTAAGGTTTTGTGGTGGGACCATAGTTTTAGGGTGCACGTGGATAGTTTTGTTACTGTTGATCCGGTCTTTCTTGATATTATTGGCCAAGATAATAGATCTCAAATGGATTTGTTTCTTGCTTAA